One genomic window of Neisseria sp. oral taxon 014 str. F0314 includes the following:
- the yidC gene encoding membrane protein insertase YidC: MDSKRLVTFAVIAFAILFGWQKLFPAPKPAQTQHAVQQQQAVAAKAEAALTAAVPITVTTDTVKAVIDEKSGDLRRLTLLKYKASGDANKDFVLFDDGKDHTYVAQAELLDAQGNNVLKNVGFTAPQKQYTLNGDKTEVRLSAEADGLKIDKVYTFTKGSYLINVRFDVTDAGGKPINLTANYRVVRDSSKPEGQGYFTQSYVGPVVYTPEGQFEKVTFSDLDDDFKSGKNKAEYVHKTNSGWLGMIEHHFMATWILQPKDGQTVCAAGDCQIDIKRRGDNLYSAGVSVPMAAVAAGGKASVSMNLYAGPQTTSVLAGIADKLQLAKDYGKVHWFASPLFWLLNKLHELIGNWGWSIIALTIIVKAVLYPLTNASYRSMAKMRAVAPKLQAIKEKYGDDRMAQQQAMMQMYKDEKINPLGGCLPMLLQIPVFIGLYWALFASVELRQAPWLGWITDLSRPDPFYILPLIMAGTMFAQTFLNPPPTDPMQAKMMKIMPMVFSVMFFFFPAGLVLYWVVNNLLTIAQQWYINRNIEKQRTQGEVVS; encoded by the coding sequence ATGGATTCTAAAAGACTTGTAACCTTTGCCGTTATCGCGTTTGCGATATTGTTCGGTTGGCAGAAGCTTTTCCCTGCACCGAAGCCGGCGCAGACGCAACATGCCGTGCAGCAACAGCAGGCGGTTGCCGCCAAGGCGGAAGCGGCACTGACTGCCGCCGTGCCGATTACCGTGACCACCGATACGGTCAAGGCCGTTATTGATGAGAAGAGCGGCGATTTGCGTCGGCTGACTTTGCTGAAGTACAAAGCGTCGGGTGATGCGAACAAGGATTTCGTCCTGTTTGACGACGGCAAAGACCACACTTATGTCGCGCAAGCCGAACTGTTGGATGCGCAGGGTAACAACGTCCTGAAAAATGTCGGTTTTACCGCGCCGCAAAAACAATATACGTTAAACGGCGATAAAACCGAAGTGCGCCTGAGTGCGGAGGCGGACGGTCTGAAAATCGACAAAGTCTATACTTTCACCAAAGGCAGCTATTTGATCAATGTGCGGTTTGACGTAACCGACGCGGGCGGCAAGCCTATCAACCTGACCGCCAACTATCGCGTGGTGCGCGACAGCAGCAAGCCCGAAGGGCAGGGCTATTTCACCCAGTCGTATGTCGGCCCCGTGGTTTATACGCCCGAAGGCCAGTTTGAAAAAGTAACCTTCTCCGATTTGGACGACGATTTCAAATCCGGCAAAAACAAAGCCGAATATGTGCACAAAACCAATAGCGGTTGGTTGGGCATGATTGAGCATCATTTTATGGCGACTTGGATTCTCCAGCCGAAAGACGGCCAGACCGTTTGTGCGGCGGGCGACTGCCAGATTGACATCAAACGCCGCGGCGACAACCTTTACAGCGCCGGAGTGAGCGTGCCGATGGCGGCCGTTGCCGCGGGCGGCAAAGCGTCGGTTTCGATGAATCTGTATGCCGGCCCGCAGACCACCAGCGTGTTGGCGGGTATTGCCGACAAGCTGCAACTGGCCAAAGATTACGGCAAGGTACACTGGTTTGCGTCGCCGCTGTTCTGGCTGTTGAACAAGCTGCATGAACTTATCGGCAACTGGGGCTGGTCGATTATCGCGCTGACTATCATCGTTAAGGCGGTGCTGTATCCGCTGACCAATGCGTCCTACCGCTCGATGGCCAAAATGCGTGCCGTGGCGCCGAAACTTCAGGCGATTAAAGAAAAATACGGCGACGACCGTATGGCGCAGCAACAGGCCATGATGCAGATGTATAAAGACGAGAAAATCAATCCGCTCGGCGGCTGTTTGCCGATGCTGTTGCAGATTCCCGTGTTCATCGGCCTTTATTGGGCGCTGTTTGCCTCGGTCGAGTTGCGTCAGGCGCCGTGGTTGGGCTGGATTACCGACTTGAGCCGTCCCGATCCGTTTTACATCCTGCCGCTGATTATGGCCGGTACGATGTTTGCCCAGACTTTCCTCAATCCGCCGCCGACCGATCCGATGCAGGCGAAGATGATGAAAATCATGCCGATGGTTTTTTCGGTGATGTTCTTCTTCTTCCCCGCCGGTTTGGTACTGTACTGGGTGGTCAACAATCTGCTGACCATCGCGCAGCAATGGTATATCAACAGGAATATTGAGAAGCAGCGCACTCAGGGCGAAGTGGTTTCTTAA
- a CDS encoding L-lactate dehydrogenase: protein MKKVGNKVVVVGTGSVGISYAYSMLNQALCDDLVLIDLNRKRAEGEARDFRHGMPYAASPARIYVGDYGDCSDADIVCICAGLPQRPGETRLDLIDNNLRVFHSIVTAVMASGFDGIFLVATNPVDVLSYATWRFSGLPKERVIGSGTIIDSARFRSCLGNEFNVAPWSVDAMMIGEHGDSVIAVWSTANISGMSVKKILGQEEGGKARMEKIYSNVRNAAYEVIEAKGSTSHGIGMGLSRISNAILHNQGVVLPVSSLLEGEFGQENVYIGVPTVVNRQGAVRIINLDLSDDEAEQFARSAELLKSYQRKVDDFMAAR, encoded by the coding sequence ATGAAAAAAGTAGGTAACAAAGTGGTGGTGGTCGGCACAGGCTCGGTGGGTATCAGCTATGCGTATTCGATGCTGAATCAGGCACTTTGTGATGATTTGGTCTTAATCGACCTCAACCGCAAACGCGCCGAAGGCGAGGCGCGCGACTTTCGGCACGGGATGCCTTATGCCGCGTCGCCGGCACGGATTTATGTCGGCGATTACGGCGACTGTTCCGATGCCGACATCGTGTGCATCTGCGCCGGACTGCCGCAACGCCCGGGCGAAACGCGGCTGGATTTGATCGACAACAATCTGCGCGTGTTCCATTCCATCGTTACGGCGGTTATGGCGTCGGGCTTTGATGGAATCTTTCTAGTGGCGACCAACCCTGTCGATGTGCTGTCGTATGCGACTTGGCGGTTCTCCGGCCTGCCGAAGGAGCGCGTCATCGGTTCGGGTACGATTATCGATTCCGCCCGCTTCCGCAGTTGCTTGGGCAACGAATTTAATGTTGCGCCTTGGAGCGTGGATGCGATGATGATAGGCGAACACGGCGACAGCGTGATTGCTGTATGGAGTACCGCCAATATTTCCGGCATGTCGGTGAAAAAGATTCTGGGGCAGGAAGAGGGCGGCAAGGCGCGGATGGAGAAAATCTATTCCAACGTGCGCAATGCCGCTTACGAAGTGATTGAGGCCAAAGGTTCGACCAGCCACGGTATCGGCATGGGCTTGAGCCGCATTTCCAATGCGATTCTGCACAATCAGGGCGTGGTATTGCCGGTGTCGTCCCTGCTTGAGGGCGAGTTCGGACAAGAAAACGTTTATATCGGCGTGCCGACCGTGGTCAACCGCCAAGGTGCGGTGCGCATCATCAATCTGGATTTGTCCGATGACGAAGCGGAGCAGTTTGCCCGCTCCGCCGAATTGTTGAAAAGCTACCAGCGGAAAGTCGACGACTTTATGGCGGCACGGTAA
- the apbC gene encoding iron-sulfur cluster carrier protein ApbC: MNIPAIRTALEAVQIPQTGRTLGGEKAVQAVEERSDGLYITLQFGFPVNHIGAELANRVQEAVIGITGDAHIHLSIDTVIGTHKVQPGVATIKGVKNIIAVASGKGGVGKSTTTANLATAMARMGARVGVLDADLYGPSQPTMLGVQDRKPDQQNQKLIPVEADSGIQVMSIGFLVDTDQAVVWRGPMVSQALQQLMFQSEWDDVDYLFIDLPPGTGDIQLTLSQKIPVTGSVVVTTPQDIALIDARKAVDMFNKVNIPILGVLENMSVHICSNCGHAEAIFGSEGGKNLAGRLNVPLLGQLPLSLPVREAMDSGSAKQLLEDNPAIAEIYTDAAFQIALAIADKGKDFSSRFPKIVVE; the protein is encoded by the coding sequence ATGAATATCCCAGCCATTCGGACCGCCCTCGAGGCGGTGCAGATTCCCCAAACCGGCCGCACGCTCGGCGGTGAAAAGGCCGTACAGGCAGTCGAAGAGCGTTCAGACGGCCTCTACATCACTCTGCAATTCGGCTTTCCCGTCAACCATATCGGCGCGGAACTGGCGAACAGGGTGCAGGAGGCCGTCATCGGCATCACAGGCGATGCACATATCCACCTCAGCATCGACACCGTTATCGGCACGCACAAAGTGCAGCCCGGCGTCGCCACCATCAAAGGCGTGAAAAACATCATCGCCGTCGCATCCGGCAAGGGCGGCGTCGGCAAGTCCACCACCACCGCCAACCTCGCCACCGCCATGGCGCGTATGGGCGCGCGCGTGGGCGTGCTGGATGCCGACCTCTACGGCCCCAGCCAGCCGACCATGTTGGGCGTGCAAGACCGCAAACCCGACCAGCAGAACCAAAAACTGATTCCCGTCGAAGCCGACAGCGGCATCCAAGTGATGTCCATTGGCTTTCTGGTCGACACCGACCAAGCCGTAGTCTGGCGCGGGCCGATGGTGAGCCAAGCCTTGCAGCAGTTGATGTTTCAAAGCGAGTGGGACGACGTGGACTACCTCTTCATCGACCTGCCGCCGGGCACGGGCGACATCCAGCTTACCCTGTCGCAGAAAATTCCGGTAACCGGCTCGGTGGTCGTTACCACGCCGCAGGACATCGCCCTGATTGACGCGCGCAAGGCGGTGGATATGTTCAACAAAGTCAACATCCCGATTCTCGGCGTACTGGAAAACATGTCGGTACACATCTGCTCCAACTGCGGCCACGCCGAAGCCATTTTCGGTTCGGAAGGCGGCAAAAATCTGGCAGGCCGTCTGAACGTGCCGCTGCTCGGACAGCTCCCGCTGAGCCTGCCCGTGCGCGAAGCGATGGACAGCGGTTCGGCCAAGCAGCTTTTGGAAGACAATCCCGCCATCGCCGAAATCTATACCGACGCGGCTTTCCAAATTGCCCTCGCCATCGCCGACAAGGGCAAGGATTTCAGCAGCCGCTTCCCGAAAATCGTCGTCGAATAA
- a CDS encoding SLC45 family MFS transporter, translating into MSENTQKTTRQGLPSLPKSTIWMLSFGFLGVQTAFTLQSSQMSRIFQTLGADPHSLGWFFILPPLAGMLVQPIVGYYSDRTWKPRLGGRRLPYLLYGTLIAVIVMILMPNSGSFGFGYASLAALSFGALMIALLDVSSNMAMQPFKMMVGDMVNEEQKSYAYGIQSFLANTGAVVAAVLPFVFAYIGLANTAEKGVVPQTVVVAFYVGAALLVITSAFTIFKVKEYDPETYARYHGIDVAANQEKANWFELLKTAPKAFWTVTLVQFFCWFAFQYMWTYSAGAIAENVWHTTDASSVGYQEAGNWYGVLAAVQSVAAVACSFVLAKVPNQYHKAGYFSCLALGALGFFSVFFISNQYALVSSYTLIGIAWAGIITYPLTIVTNALSGKHMGTYLGLFNGSICMPQIVASLLSFVLFPMLGGLQANMFLAAGVVLLLGAFSVFLIKETHGGV; encoded by the coding sequence ATGTCGGAAAATACGCAAAAAACCACGCGGCAGGGCTTGCCCTCGCTGCCGAAAAGCACGATTTGGATGCTCAGTTTCGGTTTTCTCGGCGTTCAGACGGCCTTTACCCTGCAAAGCTCGCAGATGAGCCGCATCTTCCAGACGCTCGGCGCCGACCCGCACAGCCTCGGCTGGTTCTTTATCCTGCCGCCGTTGGCAGGGATGCTGGTGCAGCCGATTGTCGGTTATTACTCCGACCGCACATGGAAGCCGCGCTTGGGCGGCCGCCGTCTGCCGTATCTGCTTTACGGCACGCTGATTGCGGTTATCGTGATGATTCTGATGCCGAATTCGGGCAGCTTCGGTTTCGGGTATGCGTCGCTGGCGGCTTTGTCGTTCGGCGCGCTGATGATTGCGCTGTTGGACGTGTCGTCGAATATGGCGATGCAGCCGTTTAAGATGATGGTCGGCGACATGGTCAACGAAGAGCAGAAAAGCTACGCCTACGGGATTCAGAGCTTCTTGGCGAATACGGGCGCGGTTGTGGCGGCGGTCTTGCCGTTTGTGTTCGCGTATATCGGTTTGGCGAACACGGCCGAGAAAGGCGTCGTGCCGCAGACCGTGGTCGTGGCGTTTTATGTGGGCGCGGCGTTGCTGGTGATTACCAGCGCGTTCACGATTTTCAAAGTGAAGGAATACGATCCGGAAACCTACGCCCGCTACCACGGCATCGACGTGGCGGCGAATCAGGAAAAAGCCAACTGGTTCGAACTCTTGAAAACCGCACCCAAGGCGTTTTGGACGGTCACTCTGGTGCAGTTTTTCTGCTGGTTCGCCTTCCAATATATGTGGACTTATTCCGCAGGCGCAATTGCGGAAAACGTCTGGCACACCACCGATGCGTCTTCCGTAGGCTATCAGGAAGCGGGCAACTGGTACGGCGTACTGGCGGCGGTGCAGTCGGTTGCGGCGGTGGCCTGTTCGTTTGTACTGGCGAAAGTCCCCAACCAATACCATAAGGCCGGTTATTTCAGTTGCCTGGCTTTGGGTGCGCTCGGCTTTTTCTCCGTATTCTTCATCAGCAACCAATACGCGCTGGTGTCGTCGTACACCTTAATCGGTATCGCCTGGGCGGGCATCATCACTTATCCGCTGACGATTGTGACCAACGCCTTATCGGGCAAACACATGGGGACTTACTTGGGCTTGTTCAACGGCTCCATCTGTATGCCCCAAATCGTCGCTTCGCTGTTGAGCTTCGTGCTTTTCCCGATGCTGGGCGGTTTGCAGGCCAATATGTTTCTGGCGGCGGGGGTTGTGCTGCTGTTGGGCGCGTTTTCCGTGTTCCTGATTAAAGAAACACACGGCGGGGTTTGA
- a CDS encoding aldose epimerase family protein gives MSDTPATRDFGLLDGRAVTGYVLSNRRGTRVCVLDLGGIVQEFSVLADGVRENLVVSFDDAASYADNPFQINKQIGRVAGRIRGAVFDINGRTYRVEANEGRNALHGGSHGLAVTRFDAVAADGRSVVLRSRLQQSADGYPNDLDLDISYRLDEDDRLTVTYRATALGDTVFDPTLHIYWRLDAGLHDAVLHIPQGGHIPADAEKLPVSTVSDGLEVFDFSRPKPLDAAVAALRRETGRAGFDDAYRVPPDIGRPAAVLQAGRRRISIYSDRNGLVIFTAAPQDFARHDAGVYDALATEAQTLPDSLHWPEFGNIRLNKGDTREATIAYGIESLS, from the coding sequence ATGAGCGATACCCCCGCTACCCGCGATTTCGGCCTGCTCGACGGGCGGGCCGTAACCGGCTATGTGCTGTCCAACCGGCGCGGTACGCGCGTCTGCGTGCTGGACTTGGGCGGGATTGTGCAGGAATTTTCCGTTTTGGCGGACGGCGTGCGCGAAAACCTCGTGGTGTCGTTCGACGATGCGGCTTCCTATGCGGACAATCCGTTTCAGATTAACAAGCAGATAGGGCGCGTGGCCGGACGCATCCGCGGCGCGGTGTTCGACATCAACGGCAGGACTTACCGCGTGGAGGCCAACGAAGGCAGGAACGCGCTGCACGGCGGTTCGCATGGGCTGGCCGTTACCCGTTTCGACGCGGTGGCGGCGGACGGCCGTTCGGTGGTGCTGCGCAGCCGCCTGCAACAGTCGGCCGACGGTTATCCCAACGATTTGGATTTGGATATTTCCTACCGCTTGGACGAGGACGACCGGCTCACCGTTACCTATCGCGCCACCGCGCTCGGCGACACGGTGTTCGACCCGACGCTGCACATTTACTGGCGGCTGGACGCGGGCCTGCACGATGCGGTTCTGCATATTCCGCAGGGCGGACATATTCCGGCCGATGCCGAAAAACTGCCCGTCTCAACGGTTTCAGACGGCCTCGAAGTATTTGATTTCAGCCGGCCCAAGCCGCTGGATGCCGCCGTTGCCGCCCTGCGCCGCGAAACGGGCCGGGCCGGTTTCGACGACGCTTACCGCGTGCCGCCCGATATAGGCCGTCCCGCCGCCGTGTTGCAGGCCGGACGCCGCCGCATCAGCATATACAGCGACCGCAACGGCCTGGTCATCTTTACCGCCGCCCCGCAGGATTTCGCGCGGCACGATGCGGGCGTTTACGACGCGCTGGCGACCGAGGCGCAGACGCTGCCCGACAGCCTGCATTGGCCCGAGTTCGGCAATATCCGTCTGAACAAGGGTGATACCAGGGAGGCGACGATTGCTTACGGCATCGAATCCCTTTCTTAG
- a CDS encoding glycoside hydrolase family 65 protein produces MYTRIMEISPWTLRSAKLEKEHKRLQESLTSLGNGYMGMRGSFEETYSADSHLGTYIAGVWFPDKTRVGWWKNGYPKYFGKAINALNFSKVRIFVDGQEVDLAKNDVAGFSVELDMQHGVLRRSFTVFGVRFDVCKFLSVAQKELAVICWEAVSVDGKTHQVRIDSIIDADVKNEDSNYEEKFWQVLDKGVSDDRSYIATQTVANPFGVEQFIVNAEQTFAGSFKALGGSQTDWQVSNSFEAEVGGTPETFEKRVIVTTSRDYQGLEAVKAAGRALSEKIAGVAFETLLDAHKAGWLHRWEIADVVIEGSDEAQQGIRFNLFQLFSTYYGEDARLNIGPKGFTGEKYGGATYWDTEAYAVPLYLALAEPEVTRNLLQYRRNQLPQAQHNAREQGLAGALYPMVTFTGIECHNEWEITFEEIHRNGAIPYAIYNYTNYTGDESYLAKEGLEVLVEVSRFWADRVHFSKRNGKYMIHGVTGPNEYENNINNNWYTNTLAAWVLDYTREALAKYPRPDLNVSAAELEKWADISANMYRPHDEELGVFVQHDGFLDKDIRPVSALSPDDLPLNQKWSWDKILRSPFIKQADVLQGIYFFGDRFNIDEKRRNFDFYEPMTVHESSLSPCIHAILAAELGKEEKAVEMYQRTARLDLDNYNNDTEDGLHITSMTGSWLAIVQGFAQMKTWGGKLSFAPFLPSAWTGYAFHINYRGRLIKVAVGKENVVFTLLKGDLLELQVYGKDITLNGSHTVALNK; encoded by the coding sequence ATGTATACAAGAATCATGGAAATCAGCCCTTGGACGCTGCGTTCGGCAAAACTGGAAAAAGAACACAAACGGCTGCAAGAGAGCCTGACCAGCTTGGGCAACGGCTATATGGGTATGCGCGGCAGCTTTGAGGAAACCTACTCCGCCGACAGCCACTTGGGCACCTACATCGCCGGCGTGTGGTTCCCCGACAAAACCCGCGTCGGCTGGTGGAAAAACGGCTACCCCAAATATTTCGGCAAAGCCATCAACGCGCTCAATTTCAGCAAAGTCAGAATCTTTGTCGACGGGCAGGAAGTGGACTTGGCGAAAAACGATGTTGCCGGCTTCTCCGTCGAACTCGATATGCAGCACGGCGTGTTGCGCCGCTCGTTCACCGTATTCGGCGTGCGTTTCGATGTGTGCAAATTCCTGTCCGTTGCACAAAAAGAGCTGGCGGTCATCTGCTGGGAAGCCGTATCCGTTGACGGCAAAACCCACCAAGTCCGTATCGATTCCATCATCGACGCCGACGTGAAAAACGAAGATTCCAACTACGAAGAAAAATTCTGGCAGGTATTGGACAAAGGCGTTTCAGACGACCGCTCCTACATTGCCACCCAAACCGTCGCCAATCCCTTCGGCGTGGAACAATTTATCGTCAACGCCGAGCAAACCTTCGCCGGCAGCTTCAAAGCCCTCGGCGGCAGCCAAACCGACTGGCAGGTCTCCAATTCTTTTGAAGCCGAAGTCGGCGGCACGCCCGAAACCTTTGAAAAACGCGTGATTGTTACTACCAGCCGCGATTATCAGGGCTTGGAAGCAGTGAAAGCCGCCGGCCGCGCCTTGTCGGAAAAAATCGCAGGCGTTGCGTTTGAAACCTTGTTGGACGCACACAAAGCAGGCTGGCTGCACCGTTGGGAAATTGCCGACGTGGTCATCGAAGGCAGCGACGAAGCGCAACAAGGCATCCGCTTCAACCTGTTCCAACTGTTCTCCACCTACTACGGCGAAGACGCGCGCCTGAACATCGGCCCCAAAGGCTTTACCGGCGAAAAATACGGCGGCGCGACCTATTGGGACACCGAAGCCTACGCCGTGCCGCTCTACCTCGCACTGGCGGAACCCGAAGTTACCCGCAACCTGCTGCAATACCGCCGCAACCAACTGCCGCAGGCGCAACACAACGCGCGCGAACAGGGCTTGGCGGGCGCACTCTATCCGATGGTGACGTTTACCGGCATCGAGTGCCACAACGAATGGGAAATCACCTTCGAGGAAATCCACCGCAACGGCGCGATTCCTTACGCCATCTACAACTACACCAACTACACCGGCGACGAAAGCTATCTTGCCAAAGAAGGCTTGGAAGTCTTGGTCGAAGTGTCCCGCTTCTGGGCGGACCGCGTCCACTTCTCCAAACGCAACGGCAAATACATGATTCACGGCGTAACCGGCCCGAACGAATACGAAAACAACATCAACAACAACTGGTACACCAACACCCTCGCCGCATGGGTATTGGACTACACCCGCGAAGCCTTGGCGAAATATCCGCGTCCGGATTTGAACGTGAGCGCCGCCGAGTTGGAAAAATGGGCGGACATCAGCGCGAATATGTACCGTCCGCATGACGAAGAACTCGGCGTATTCGTGCAGCACGACGGCTTCCTCGACAAAGACATCCGCCCCGTGTCCGCGCTTTCGCCCGACGATTTGCCGCTCAACCAGAAATGGTCGTGGGACAAAATCCTGCGTTCGCCCTTCATCAAACAGGCGGACGTGTTGCAAGGCATCTACTTCTTCGGCGACCGTTTCAATATCGACGAAAAACGCCGCAACTTCGACTTCTACGAACCGATGACCGTACACGAAAGCTCGTTGTCGCCTTGTATCCACGCCATCCTTGCCGCCGAACTGGGCAAAGAAGAAAAAGCCGTGGAAATGTACCAGCGCACCGCCCGCCTGGACTTGGACAACTACAACAACGACACCGAAGACGGCCTGCACATCACCTCCATGACCGGCTCGTGGCTCGCCATCGTCCAAGGTTTCGCTCAAATGAAAACCTGGGGCGGCAAACTCAGCTTCGCCCCGTTCCTGCCGAGTGCGTGGACAGGCTATGCCTTCCACATCAACTACCGCGGCCGTCTGATTAAAGTCGCCGTCGGCAAAGAAAACGTCGTCTTCACCCTGCTCAAAGGCGATCTGCTCGAATTGCAGGTGTACGGCAAAGACATCACGCTCAACGGCAGCCACACCGTTGCGTTAAACAAATAA
- the pgmB gene encoding beta-phosphoglucomutase — MTFTAVLFDLDGVITDTAEYHYRAWKKLAEELGISIDRKFNEQLKGVSRDDSLKRILAHGGKTVGEAEFAELTRRKNDNYLEMIQAVKPEDVYPGILPLLEALRANGKKIALASASKNGPFLLERMGLTHFFDAVADPAAVAHSKPAPDIFLAAAEGVGADIRRCIGIEDAAAGIAAIKAAGALPIGVGKAEDLGSDIALVSGTAELTYVYLQNVWAQSGR, encoded by the coding sequence ATGACTTTCACCGCAGTGCTTTTTGACCTCGACGGCGTCATCACCGACACCGCCGAATACCACTACCGCGCATGGAAAAAGCTCGCCGAAGAACTGGGCATCAGCATCGACCGCAAGTTTAACGAGCAGCTCAAAGGCGTGTCGCGCGACGATTCGCTCAAACGCATCCTTGCTCACGGCGGCAAAACCGTCGGCGAAGCCGAGTTCGCCGAACTGACCCGCCGCAAAAACGACAACTACTTGGAGATGATTCAGGCAGTCAAACCCGAAGACGTGTACCCCGGCATTTTGCCGCTGCTGGAAGCATTGAGGGCAAACGGCAAAAAAATCGCCCTCGCGTCCGCCAGTAAAAACGGCCCGTTCCTGCTGGAACGCATGGGGCTGACCCACTTCTTCGACGCCGTCGCCGACCCTGCCGCCGTCGCGCATTCCAAACCCGCCCCCGACATCTTCCTCGCCGCCGCCGAGGGCGTGGGCGCAGACATCCGTCGCTGCATCGGCATCGAAGACGCCGCCGCCGGCATCGCCGCCATTAAAGCCGCCGGCGCCTTGCCCATCGGCGTGGGCAAAGCCGAAGACTTGGGCAGCGACATCGCGCTGGTCTCCGGCACCGCCGAGCTGACCTACGTCTACCTGCAAAACGTGTGGGCACAGTCGGGCAGGTAA
- a CDS encoding LysR family transcriptional regulator has product MDFKSLHCFAELVRLQSFSAAASALNLTQPTVSKTIQALEEELGVPLLVKENGRKKRQVATTPIGEEVYRHALNLLHERDLLLARIDGYRHIKSGTLRLGLALLGSDLLSNALFRFRHQWPGIELTFLEQGSLAIEQSLRNNELDAGQLLAPVHEDFDSIPLCDYPLVVLMPRAQARHAALSLKSLQHEPFILFGSGFSLNETIQTACRSQGFTPNVVCRTGQWDLLADMVAHHMGIALLPEYYARKINPDTFAAVPLTEPEIRWQLTMAWKKHQRPTPALRAWLDIVREEFGKRG; this is encoded by the coding sequence ATGGACTTCAAAAGCCTGCACTGCTTCGCCGAACTCGTGCGCCTGCAAAGTTTTTCTGCCGCCGCATCCGCGCTCAACCTGACCCAGCCCACCGTCAGCAAAACCATACAGGCATTGGAAGAAGAGCTGGGCGTGCCGCTGCTGGTTAAAGAGAACGGCCGCAAAAAACGCCAGGTCGCCACCACGCCCATCGGCGAGGAAGTGTACCGCCACGCGCTGAACCTCCTGCACGAACGCGACCTGCTGCTCGCCCGCATCGACGGCTACCGCCACATCAAAAGCGGCACGCTGCGGCTGGGTTTGGCACTGCTCGGCAGCGACCTGCTCAGCAACGCCCTGTTCCGCTTCCGCCACCAATGGCCCGGCATCGAATTGACCTTCCTCGAACAAGGTTCGCTCGCCATCGAACAATCCTTGCGCAACAACGAACTCGACGCCGGACAACTGCTCGCCCCCGTCCACGAAGACTTCGACAGCATCCCCCTGTGCGACTACCCGCTTGTCGTCCTTATGCCGCGCGCCCAAGCCCGCCATGCCGCCCTCAGCCTCAAAAGCCTGCAACACGAACCGTTTATCCTGTTCGGCTCAGGATTTTCCCTCAACGAAACCATCCAAACCGCCTGCCGCAGCCAAGGTTTCACCCCCAACGTCGTCTGCCGCACCGGACAATGGGACCTGCTCGCCGACATGGTGGCGCACCATATGGGCATCGCCCTTCTGCCCGAATACTATGCCCGCAAAATCAACCCCGACACCTTCGCCGCCGTCCCGCTGACCGAACCCGAAATCCGCTGGCAACTGACGATGGCCTGGAAAAAACACCAGCGCCCTACCCCCGCGCTCAGGGCTTGGCTGGACATTGTGCGGGAAGAGTTCGGGAAACGGGGATGA
- a CDS encoding CidA/LrgA family protein, whose product MDSFSRIFQTALQLAIVGLVWAVSEAVVRFTHLPVSSGVLGLFLMLVLLGSGVIKVGMVERGAKWVLGELVFFFIPIMVSVLQYRDLLMSEGWQLVLTIAVGTALVMISTALTLNFCYRWKRRLHKKLHA is encoded by the coding sequence ATGGATTCTTTCAGCAGAATTTTTCAGACGGCCTTGCAACTGGCCATTGTCGGCTTGGTATGGGCCGTATCGGAAGCCGTAGTGCGTTTTACCCACCTTCCCGTATCTTCGGGCGTATTGGGCCTGTTTTTAATGTTGGTCCTGCTGGGCAGCGGCGTGATTAAAGTCGGCATGGTCGAGCGCGGCGCCAAATGGGTGTTGGGCGAACTGGTGTTCTTCTTCATCCCGATTATGGTATCCGTGTTGCAGTACCGTGATTTGCTGATGTCGGAAGGCTGGCAGCTCGTGCTGACCATCGCCGTCGGCACCGCGCTGGTGATGATCAGCACGGCGCTGACGCTGAATTTCTGCTACCGCTGGAAACGCCGCCTGCATAAAAAACTGCACGCCTGA